The Mercurialis annua linkage group LG7, ddMerAnnu1.2, whole genome shotgun sequence genome includes the window CACTAAACTGTGAGAAAAATGAGAAAGAAGAAAGAATACATAGCATGGTTATTGACAAATGTGGAAGTATTTGCATGGAGTATAGCCAAATTATCCATTCCCCTGATTTTCAAATCTAGGTAATATAAAATCTGCAGTGCAAGAAAAACCAGTGAATTATTGACTTACGTAGTAAAACATATCATCTCAGCTGCTTGTTGCTCTGCTGCTCCAGTAACTTTCAGTCCGaaaatttgatttctttttGTCATATTGCCATGTAAGTAATAAAATTATGCTATTGTGGTGGTGCCTTGTTGCTCTTTAAGTCCAGGGCATTGATTTGAGCATTAAATCCACATTAACGATGATGCTTTAATATTCAAACTAGTTTAGcacaatttgaaaaattaaagttaTCTTTCATatgttaaattatcaatttcttCATctgttatttttgttttgttttaaattatgttattttgattACTGATAACAGAATGGAGGTGGATTAGCAGAGTTTGCAGTGGCTAAGGAGAACTTAACAGTTGCTAGGCCACCTGAGGTTTCAGCAGCTGAGGGAGCTTCCTTACCAGTTGCTGGTCTCACAGCCCTCCAGGCTCTTACTCAGTCTGCCGGAATAAAACTTGATGGAAGCGGTAAGCAGGCAAACATTCTGATTACTGCTGCCTCAGGAGGTGTTGGTCACTTTGCAGTTCAGCTGGCAAAGCTTGGAAATACACATGTGACAGCTACTTGTGGAGCTCGTAACCTAGAATTTGTTAAGAGTTTAGGGGCTGACGAGGTTCTTGATTACAGAACTCCTGATGGGGAAGCTCTTAAGAGCCCATCTGGTCGGAAGTATGATGCAGTTATCCACTGCACTAAGGGGATCCCTTGGGGAACTTTTGAGCCTAATTTGAGTGAAAATGGGAAAGTCATAGATATCACTCCGGGTGCTAGTGCGATGATGACATTTGCTCTAAAGAAACTGACGTTTTCGAAGAAACACCTAGT containing:
- the LOC126655165 gene encoding chloroplast envelope quinone oxidoreductase homolog, producing MAGKLMQAVQYNGYGGGAAALKHVEVPVPSPKKDEVLIKLEATSLNPVDWKMQSGMLRPFLPPKFPYIPATDVAGEIVEVGQGIKNFKTGDKVVAMVSHFNGGGLAEFAVAKENLTVARPPEVSAAEGASLPVAGLTALQALTQSAGIKLDGSGKQANILITAASGGVGHFAVQLAKLGNTHVTATCGARNLEFVKSLGADEVLDYRTPDGEALKSPSGRKYDAVIHCTKGIPWGTFEPNLSENGKVIDITPGASAMMTFALKKLTFSKKHLVPLLLIPKGENLRYLVQLVKDGKLKAVIESKHPLSKAEDAWAKSIDGHATGKIIVEP